Within the Setaria viridis chromosome 3, Setaria_viridis_v4.0, whole genome shotgun sequence genome, the region AGACTTATGCTGTCTAGagcctgacatgagagccatactatttggatcagtagggCTCCCTTATTTAGCttggagcctcttgtcaacctctGTGGATTTCAACTTAGCAAAGAGCTCATCGGTAGAAACTGTCGCATAATTTGGTGACTCGATGGTAGCATCAACCTTCGTGCCCCACACATCATGATCCAAAgcatgcaggagctttaaagctctatcatgattAGTGTAGGGTAGGACGGTgatatttgctttcatcttgttcacaatagccaagaaatgctgaaacaaagcatcggcagactctccaagaagatgaacaaagtTCTCGTACTCATGCTTGTAGGTCTCAAAGAGCCTAGCCTTTACCTTACtgtttccctcatggaaactctgaaatcgggaccaaatctcatgagcaagaaTGAGATCCTCGACTCGGTCAAACTCAGCACGGCAAAGACTCGCAAACAAAATATCAACTGCCTTGTTGTTGGCGTGATACTTATCCCTATCATCTTGAGAAACACGAGCAGCAGGAATTAGATAAttcacatcctgagtgattttCCAAACCCCTACTCCCTTACTATTAAGGTGGGCTTTCATGTGAGTTTTCCAGTATCTATAGTCAGTCCCATCAAAGTAACGTGCATCGGTCGAGGAAGAACGCTTAGAGGTCGCCATCTTGGATTTTGAAACCGATTAGGGTATTGAGAAACCTTAattggctctgataccaattgaaggaccgaaacggGCGACCATAGGTtggggggggggtgaatgggagcctcaaatataTCTTTCAAAATCTTAGGCCTTTGTCCCAAATTTAAACCCCATGTCCAAGCAAGTGGAAGATGAGAGATCCACAAGCCAACTGGGTGGCTGGGTGTCTTTGATAGGAACCAAAAGACATAGCGGGACTCTTGAGAAACAACTGGAAGCAAACTTTAAAGATTTGAGATAAAACAGAGCTCAAACACctttgtcggaacttccgatactctatcggaacttccgatacctATCGGAGGTACCGGGGAACTCCCGACAGAGGTTTTCGCCCGTTTCAGCAATTAACCcatcagaacttccgacacagtATCGAAACTTCCCACCCTTCGGAAGTTTCCGTTGGACCTTCCGACAACATAGAAATCAACCTTCataaggagagaagaaaaatccgaaaGTCGATCAAACGACCTTCCAAAATTACAAAATTTTATTCATAGCTTCCTAATAACATAACAAATAtattcccaaaagatctcctcaaaacGATCAGCCAATCAAAGAGAATTAAATATCTTGTGAAGAACGCCGCTTTTTCAACCCTACAACTTGATTCGCctcgatctatgaactcgtgaggagttagatgaattcatttggtggaaaggcttcactcacgtcctagttcatttccaaataATCGGTTTGAGTCAAGACTCCCCAAAAATCACGAATTGAACAAAAACATGAGAAGGGAAAAGCGAGTGaaaacaagaacgcgaagaacataAGAGATTTGCAAAAAACCGTCATCCTCCAATGCAAcgaggacacgaggaggttagggaCTCCATTCCCACAACAAGACGCGGTTCAATACAAAGATTCGGTGCTCAAAACATCTGAGGACCTCTCAAGTGGTTAGACCTTAAACTAGTGCTAACCTAGAGATAGATGGTGCTTAGAGAAGTGCTCAAGAGATAATGAAAGAGGTGTTGAAAACAACCAGCCCCcctctctatttataggccTAACCTAGttactaaactacccctacaacttaagactaagataactacccgcgtaggggtattttggtccatCTATGTGTTCGGTCGATCAGACGGCCACACTTCCTGCACAGACttgcttcgcctcgatgcaACGTCTGTGATGCTGCCATGTGCCTCCTTATTCCTCATCGGAACCTCCGCGCGGGTTTTGCGGCTCAAACCCGGAAACCATCCGCTAGTGGTTTTGCAGTCCAAACCACTAAACCCGCTCCTCGACATGTGTCACCGCCGTCCTCGACCACTCGACTGCCCGACCGCCAAGTCTTCTAGCGCCTTCGCTCGACTTGCACGTCCTCCGtcttgacttggtcaacacGGTCACTCCTTCATGTACACTTGCACTTGTCGATGTCCCAAGGTGTCAGCCACCGCGGGTGATCCTCCGGCGCTCTAGTCCCTTAGTCCAAGCCTCACGTCCGTCCTTCACCGTTCCCGGTCCATCGGCACAGCCCGTCtctacttgaccttcacctcgccATTGATCACCGCTTCCGAGCTCAAACACCTCCGTATCACAAACAAAGAGCACATCAAACCAATACAATGTTGTCAaccactcatcatccaagggtgaccaccattggtcctcaaaatgtgtgctataggtcacgggagcccaaaaacggccacacgggccaccagggtcgaaaacgtgggggatggatccaagatgtgaaaataacctccggacacATATtaagccatgaaaatgtgtgctataggtcatgggagttcaaaaacagcgacaccagccaccggggtcacaaacgtgggggatggactgaagatatGAAAATGACCTCTAGACACATTTTTGatcatgaaaacgtgtgctataggtcacgagagcccgaaaatagccacaccggccaccggggtaagaaacgtgggggatggatccaAGACaagaaaataacctccggatgcattttcagcaatgaaaacatgtgcccgaaaatagcgacaccggccactagGGTCtcaaacgtgggggatggactgaagacgtgaaaatggtctccgaacacgtttttggccatgaaaacatgtgctattgGTCATGTGAgctcgaaaatggccacaccggccaccgaggtcaaaAACGTGAGGGTTGGGTTGAAGACGTGAAAACAACCTCCAAACCCGTTtccggccatgaaaacgtgtgttataggtcacaggagcccgaaaatggccacaccaggcaccagggtcgaaaacatgtgggatggaccgaagatgtgaaaatggcctccatacacatttttggccatgaaaacgtgtgctataggtcacgggagcccgaaaacggccacaccagcaaccgagtcgaaaacgtgggggatggaccgaatacgtgaaaataacctccagACCTATTTTCgcccatgaaaacgtgtgctataggtcgtGGGAGCAcgaaaatagcgataccggccatcggggtcgaaaacgtgagggatggaccgaagatgtgaaaaaaTGCCTCCGGACGCGTATTTGGCCACGAAAACGTgttctataggtcacgggagcttgAAAACgtccacactggccaccggggtggAAAACATAGGGAATGGtttgaagatgtgaaaatggcctccggacacgtttttgggcatgaaaatgtgtgctaaaggtcacgggagcctgaaaacggctACACTGGCCAccagggttgaaaacgtgggggatggatccaAGAcctgaaaataacctccggacgcGTATTAAGCCCTAAAAATGTGTTCTATAGGTCATAGGAGTTTGAAAACAGCGACGCCAGCCACCATGGTCacaaacgtgggggatggaccgaagacgtgaaaatggcctccagacacgttttcgaccatgaaaacatgtgctgtCATgagagcccgaaaacagccacaccggccatCGGGGTAAAAAACGTGGAGAAGGATCCAAGACATGAAAATAACATCCGGACCCGTgagttataggtcacgggagccgaaaaacggccacaccggccaccggggtcgaaaacgtgggggatagaccgaagatgtgaaaataacatccgaacccgttttcggccatgaaaacgtgtgctataggtcacggttagctcAAAAATAGCGATACTGGCCACCAGAgtaaaaaacgtgggggatggaccaaagacgtgaaaatggcctccggacgcgtttttggccatgaaatcgtgtgctataggtcacgggagctcgaaaacggccacaccggacacgggggtcgaaaacatgggggacggacggaagacgtgaaaataacctccggacccattgtcgaccatgaaaacatgtgctataggtcacggttagctcgAAAAAAGCGATACCGACCACCgtggttgaaaacgtgggggatggatcgaagacgtgaaaataacctccggacgcgtttttggccatgaaatcgtgtgctataggtcacgggagcccgaaaataacGAGACCGGCCACCAGGCTAAAAAATGTGGGGGAcggactgaagatgtgaaaataccCTCCGGACCCGTTGTggtccatgaaaacgtgtgttataggtcgcGGTTAGCCCGAAAAAAGTTATACCGGCCACCagggttgaaaatgtggggttggactgaagctgtgaaaatggcctacggTCGCGTACGAAaatgtgtgttataggtcacgggagcccaaaaatggccacaccggacACCGGCCGAAGAAGTGAAAATGACTTCggacgcgttttcagccatgaaatcgtgtgctataggttttGGTTAGCAAGAAAAtggcgacaccggccaccgtggtcgaaaacgtgggggaaggatcgaagatgtgaaaatgtcctccggacgcgttttcagccatgaaatcgtgtgctataggtcacggttagctcgAAAGCAGCGATACTGGCCACCGTGGTCAAATACGTGGGCGATGGAccaaagacatgaaaatggcctccgaatgCGTTTGCGGCCATGACATCGTGTGCTATAagtcatggttagcctgaaaaatAGCaataccggccaccggggtcgaaaatgcaGGGGATagatcgaagacgtgaaaatggcctccgaacgtgttttcgaccatgaaatcgtgtgctataggtcaaggtTAGCCGAAAAACGGCGATACCAGCCACCgtggtcgaaaatgtgggggatggaccgaagacatgaaaatagcctccggatgagttttcggccatgaaatcgtgtgctataggtcacgggagcctgaaaacgaccacaccggacatgggggtcgaaaacatgggggatggaccgaagacgtgaaaataacctccggacctattttcggccatgaaaacgtgtgctataggtcgcgGTTAGCCCGAAATCAGCAATACCGACCAccgtggtcgaaaacgtgggggatggacaaaagatgtgaaaatggcctccggacacgttgccatgaaatcgtgtgccatagttcacgggagctcgaaaatggccacatcgGACTTTGGGGTccaggatggaccgaagacgtgaaagtaacctccggacccgttttcagccatgaaaacgtgtgctataggtcacgggagcctgaaaataATGAGACCACCCACCAGgcttgaaaacgtgggggatggaccgaagacaagAAAATaccctccggacccgttttggtcATGAAAATGTGTGTTAAAGGTctcggttagcctgaaaacagtGATACCGCctaccggggtcaaaaacgtggggttggaccgaagccgtgaaaaatggcctccagacatGTTTTCAGtaatgaaaacgtgtgctataggttacaggagcccaaaaacggccacaccggacaCCGGGGTCGAAGATGGATCAAAGACATGAAAAAGCCTCCGAAcacgttttcagccatgaaatcatgtgctataggtcacggtagcccgaaaacggtcacaccGGACACGGGGGTAAAAAACGTGGGGAATGGACCGAAGAGGTGAAAATAACATCcaaacccgttttcggccatgaaaacgtgtgttataggtcacggttagcccgaaaacagcgataccggccaccggggttgaaaacgtggggatggatcgaagacgtgaaaaaggcctctggacccatttttggtcatgaaaacgtgtgctataggtcacgggagctcgaaaacggccacaccgaccacCAGGGTCaaaaaacgtgaaaatggcctccggacgcgtccTCGGCAATGAAAacttgtgctataggtcacgggagaccGAAAAGGGCCACAACGACTaccgaggtcgaaaatgtggggtaTGGattgaagatgtgaaaatggcctccggacacgttttcagccatgaaatcgtgtgctataggtcacattAGCCTGAAAACCTGGGGATAgtccgaagacgtgaaaatggcctccagacatGTTTTTGGctatgaaatcatgtgctataggtcacggttagcccaaaaacaGCGATACTGACCACCGTAGCcgaaacgtgggggatggaccgaagacgtgaaaatgtcCTCCAGACacattttcagccatgaaatcgtgtgctataggtcacggttagcccgaaaacagcgatactAGCACTGTGGTTGAAGATGTAGGGATGGAcggaagacgtgaaaatggcctccggacgcgttttcagccatgaaatcgtgtgcaatgtcacgggagcccaaaaatggcaacaccggccaccagggtcgaaatcatgggggatggatcgaagacgtgaaaatggcctttcgacgcatttttggccatgaaatcgtgggctataggtcatagttagcccaaaattggcgataccggccaccgtgGTTGAAAACGtagggatggactgaagacgtgaaaatggcctccggacgcgtttttgtccatgaaatcgtgtgctataggtcaggggagcccgaaaatggccacactggTCACCGGGGTccaggatggaccgaagacgtgaaaataacctccggacccgttttcagccatgaaaacgtgtgctataggtcacgggagcccgaaaataacgaaaccggccactggggtcgaaaCATGAGGGacagaccgaagacgtgaaaataccctccagacccgttttggtccatgaaaatgtgtgctataggtcacggttagcccgaaaatagcgataccgCCCACCATGGTTGAAAACGttagggatggaccgaagacgtgaaaatggcctccggacgcattttttGGCATGAAATcctgtgctataggtcacgggagcccgaagaCGTCCACACCGGACACTGGGGTCCaagatggaccgaagatgtgaagataacctctggacccgttttcagccatgaaaacgtgtgctataggtcacgggagcccaaaaataaCGAGACCGGCCGCCGGgctcgaaaacatgggggacggaccgaagacgtgaaaataccctccagacccgttttggtccatgaaaacgtgtgttataggtcacggttagcccaaaaaaaGTTATATCAGCCACCGTGgtaaaaaacgtgggggacggaccgaagacatgaaaaaataggggatggaccgaagttgtgaaaatacCCTCCGgatgtgttttcggccatgaaatcatgtgctataggtcacgtttAGCAAGAAAATGGTAACACCGGCCatcatggtcgaaaacgtgggggaaggatcgaagatgtgaaaatgtcctccggacgcgttttcggccatgaaatcgtgtgctataagtcacggttagcccgaaaacggcgatACTGGCCACCATGGTAAAAAACGTGGGCAATGGACCGAAGACATAAAAATGGCCTCTGAAcacgttttcagccatgaaatcgtgtgctataggtcacggttagcctaaaaacagcgataccggccaccagggtcgaaaatccgggggatggaccgaagacgtgaaaatggcctccggatgcgttttcggccatgaaatcttGTGCTagaggtcacgggagcctgaaaacggccacaccggacaagggggtcaaaaacgtggtgGATGGACTGATAACATGAAAATAACCTTCGGACTCATTTTCGCTCTTGGAAACGTGAGCTGTAGgccacggttagcccgaaaacaacgataccggccaccggggtcaaaaaagTGGGGGATGGAGCccaagacgtgaaaatggcccacggacgcattttcggcaatGATAacgtgtgctataagtcacgGGAGCGCGAAAACTgcaacaccggccaccggggttgaaaacgtgggactggaccgaagacgtgaaaataacctccaaaTACATTTTCAGTCATGaaaacgtgcgctataggtcacgggagcacgaaaacggccacaccggccatcggggtcaaaaacgtgggggatggaccgaaaacgtgaaaaacacctccggacgcgtttttggtcatgaaaacgtgtgctataggtcacgggagcccaaaacggccacaccttccaccggggtcgaaaacgtgggggatggaccgaagacgtgaaaataacctccggatccgttttggccatgaaaacatgtgcaataggtcacgggagctcaaaaacggccacaccggacacgggggtcgaaaacatgggggatggaccgaagacgtgaaaatgtcctcctgacgcattttcggccatgaaatcatgtgcaaTAGGTTACGGTTAGCCCGAAGACAGCAATACCGGCCACTGTGGTCAAAattgtggggatggaccgaacacgtgaaaatggtCTCTGGACGCGTTTtgagccatgaaatcgtgtgctatagatcacagTTAGCCCAAAAACGGTGATACCGGCCACAGGGGTCGAAAAcctggggatggaccgaagacgtgaaaataacctccgaacccgtttttggtcatgaaaacgtgtgctataggtcacgggagcctgaaaaagGCCATATCGGATACGGGGGACGAAAACAAGGGGGATGGACCTAAgatatgaaaatggcctccggacttgttttcggccatgaaatcgtgtgctattggTCATGGTAGCTtgaaaacggccacatcggACACgggggtcaaaaatgtgggggacggaccgaagacgtgaaaatggtctccgaacgcattttcggccatgaaatcgtgtgccgGTTAGCCCAAAAACAACTATACCGGCCACCATGGTCGAAATCGTGgcggatggaccgaagacgtcaaaatggcgtccggacacgttttcggccatgcaatcgtgtgctataggtcatggtagcccgaaaacggccacaccggacaTGGGGTTCAAAAAgttgggggatagaccgaagacgtgaaaataacaTCTGGAtccgttttcagccatgaaagcTTGTGatatataggtcacggttagcctgaaaacagcgatgtcggccaccggggtcgaaaacgtgggggatggaccgaagacatgaaaaagacctccggacccattttcggtcatgaaaacatgtgctattggtcacgggagctcgaaaatggccacacctaCCTCCGGGGTTggaaacgtgaaaatggcctccgaacgtgttttcggccatgaaaacgtgtgttataggtcatgggagcccgaaaacggccacaccgtcCACCGGAgccgaaaatgtgggggatggaccgaagacgtgaaaatggcctccagacgcgttttcggcaatgaaatcgtgtgctataggtcatagtAGCCCAAAAAGGGCCACATCGGACACGGGTGTCGAAAActtgggggatggtccgaacacgtgaaaatggcctccggacgcgttttcggccataaaatcatgtgctataggtcacggttagcgcGAAAACAGCAATACCAGCCACTGTGAcagaaaacgtgggggatgaaccgaaaatgtgaaaaatatcctccagacgcgttttgaaccatgaaatcgtgtgctataggtcacggttagcccgaaaacagcgatacATGCCAccgtggtcgaaaacgtggggatggaccaaagatgtgAAAGCGGCATGTggacgcgttttcagccatggaatcgtgtgctataggtcatgggagctcaaaaacggccacaccagccatCGGGTTCGAAatcatgggggatggaccgaagacgtgaaaatggcgtTCAGACgtgttttcgaccatgaaatcatgtgctataggtctgTTGACGCCGGTTTTTAACACATGTCGGAGTCAGCGTCAAGAGAAGACAGGACAGCCGATGCGGTAACGAAGAAGGCAACAGGTAGTGTATCCACCTTGGCACAATATGTTTACAATGACAAGAGGGTAGAGGAATACTTTGGTAAAAGGATGTGGATTTGCATCTCACGCAAACTCGATGTCCGTCGCCATACACGGGAGATTATCGAGTCCGCAGAAAAGGGGGAGTGCCCAATTGTGGATAACCTTGATACTCTCCAGTACAAGTTAAGGGACATTCTGCAGAAATCAGAGAGATTCCTGCTTGTATTGGATGATGTGTGGTTTGATGAATCCAACGTGGAAAGGGACTGGGAGCAACTTCTAGCTCCCCTAGCTTCTAAGCAGAGGGGAAGCAAAATTCTGGTGACTTCTCGGCGCAATGTATTTCCAGCTGCTCTTTGCTGCCAAGAGGTGTTAGATTTACAAGACATGGAAGATTCTGCATTCTTGACACTCCTCAGAGAACATGCCTTCTCTGGTGCTGAAATCAGAGATGCGCAGTTGCGTATGAACCTCGAAGAGATTGCAAAGAAGATAGCTAGAAGGCTTGGACAATCTCCCTTGGCAGCAAAAACTGTGGGTTCACAGTTGAGTAGGAAAAAGGATGTTACTACATGGACAGCTGCTCTAAGGAGTGACAACTTAAGTGAGCCTATGACAGCTCTGCTATGGAGTTACGAGAAGTTAGATCCTCGTCTGCAGCGGTGCTTCCTGTATTGCAGCTTATTTCCAAAAGGGCACAAGTATAATGATCAGGAGTTGGTTCACCTCTGGACAGCAGAGGGTTTTATCGATTTGAGTAGCCAGTGCAGAAGAATGGAAGATATTGGCAGCAATTACCTGAATGAGTTGATCGCTTGTTCATTCTTGCAACCAGGTTCTGATAGATTTGGTTTTGGATGTTATATCATGCATGACCTCTTACATGATTTGGCAGAAAAACTCTCCAGAGATGATTGCTTCAGATTAGAAGATGATGATATGGCAGAAATACCCTGCACCGTTCGGCATCTCTCAGTCCATGTTAAGAGCATGAAGCAGCATAAGCAAAGTATCTGCAAGCTACGCCATCTGCGCACTGTTATCTATATTGGTCGTCTGGTGGATGATGCAGATGATGTTTTCCATCAGGTACTGCAGAATCTGAAGAGGCTACGTGTTCTCTATATGTGCTTTTACAACAAAGAAAAATTACCTGAATCTGTTGGTGAGTTGAAGCACCTTCGGTATTTGAACGTCATTCAAACCACAATATCAGAATTTCCTGCATCTTTGTGCACTCTTTACCACTTGCAGATCCTTCTGTTCAGTTACAGAGTTCAGAGTTTGCCTAAGAAACTATGCAATTTAAGTAAGTTACTAAGTTTTGAACCATATGGTGAAGCATTCTACGGGAAGAGACCTTATGCAGAGCTGCCTCAAATTCCTTACATAGGCAAGCTAACTTCGCTGCAAAATCTTGATGAATTCCGTGTGCAAAAGCAGAAAGGATATGAGCCGCGACAGCTGAGGGACATGAATGGGCTTGGTGGCAGGTTATCTATTACACATCTCGAGAATGTCACTAGAAAGGATGAAGCTGCAGAGATGATGCTGCATAAGAAAAGATATCTTGAACATTTGGAACTTATCTGGAGCAATGAGAGTGACTCGCATGCTGAGGATAGTTTACATCTGGACATTCTAGAAGGTCTAAGGCCACCGGCTCAATTGGAGGGCCTTGCAATCGAGGGTTACGAATCTGACAGATACCCAAGCTGGTTACTAGAGGGTTCATATTTTGACAATTTGGACTTCTTTCGACTTCATGATTGCACTGCGTTAGAAGGTCTACCACTCAACACCGAGGTCTTTAGGCATTGCTCCAGACTGGTGATCTCGGACGTACCAAACCTGAAGACATTACCTTGTCTGCCAGAAGGCATGGCATTTGTATCAATTGAAGGATGCCCGCTGCTTATGTTTATCTCCAGCAACGAGATGAGAGAACATGATAAGAGAGAAAATATTGTGATTCCAGAGCAATTGGTGTCTCAGGTTTTTTTAATCTGGGAGTTGGATTCAGGATCATATCCAGTGATTAAGAGGAACCTTCATAAAGAACATTCATCTTTGAAGCAACTGACGCCATTGGTGGATGCTGATATATCCCAACATCTTCAGACCATCAGCGGGACCCTTgaacaagaaaaagatgaaTTATATGATAAAGAAACAATCATCAAGGCATGGTTATGTTGCCACGAGCAGAGAATAAAACTCTTGTATGGGACTAATATTGGGCAACAGTTGCTTCTGCCATCAACTCTGGATGACCTTAGTCTTTCTTCATGCAGTATTACAAATGGCGCTTTAGGAGTTTGCCTAGGCAGCCTCACTTTACTAAGAGAACTGTCACTAACAAGGATAATGTCTTTAACTGCACTTCCATCAGAAGAGGTCTTCCAACATTTGACAGCACTTGACTTCTTGCGGATTGATTCTTGCTGGTGTCTCAGATCATTAGGGGGATTGCGAGCGGCTACCTTTGTTACCAAAGTTTCTATTGATTGCTGCCCTTCCTTAGAGCTGACATGCGGAGCAGAATCTATGCCGTTGTCTCTTGAGACGCTTAGCATAGATGGCTGTGTGCTTGCAGCTGATTTCTTAAGCAATGGATTGACACATCTGAAACATCTGTACATGTATGGGTGTAGAAGCTCTGCATCCTTGTCAATTGGCCATATAACCTCCCTCGAATCATTGCAGTTACATAATGTTCCGGATTTATGCATGCTTGAAGGATTGTCTTCGCTGCAACTTCAGGATGTAGGGTTGGTAGATGTCCCGAAGCTGTCTGCGGGATCCATCTCGCAGTGCTGTGTCCAGAAATCACTCTGTGTTAGCAGATCTGATATCTTCAACCACTTGCTCTCAGCTGAAGGCTGTACAGGTCTAGAGCAGGTCCAAATCCAAAGTTGCAACGAGACATCTATTTTCTTTGAGGCATCTGCAAATTTTACGTCTGTCAAGGAGCTGGTAATTTTTGAATGCAGAATTCAGGCACTGCCAAAAAATATGAAGGACCTCTCCTGTATGGAGAAGCTTGAAATTTTGGGGTGCCCAAACATATTATCCTTACCAGATCTGCCAAGTTCCCTCAAGCAAATAACCATATACAATTGCAAACTCTTGTCAAAGAACTGCCGAGAACCTGACGGAATAAGCTGGCC harbors:
- the LOC117849393 gene encoding putative disease resistance protein At3g14460 gives rise to the protein MWICISRKLDVRRHTREIIESAEKGECPIVDNLDTLQYKLRDILQKSERFLLVLDDVWFDESNVERDWEQLLAPLASKQRGSKILVTSRRNVFPAALCCQEVLDLQDMEDSAFLTLLREHAFSGAEIRDAQLRMNLEEIAKKIARRLGQSPLAAKTVGSQLSRKKDVTTWTAALRSDNLSEPMTALLWSYEKLDPRLQRCFLYCSLFPKGHKYNDQELVHLWTAEGFIDLSSQCRRMEDIGSNYLNELIACSFLQPGSDRFGFGCYIMHDLLHDLAEKLSRDDCFRLEDDDMAEIPCTVRHLSVHVKSMKQHKQSICKLRHLRTVIYIGRLVDDADDVFHQVLQNLKRLRVLYMCFYNKEKLPESVGELKHLRYLNVIQTTISEFPASLCTLYHLQILLFSYRVQSLPKKLCNLSKLLSFEPYGEAFYGKRPYAELPQIPYIGKLTSLQNLDEFRVQKQKGYEPRQLRDMNGLGGRLSITHLENVTRKDEAAEMMLHKKRYLEHLELIWSNESDSHAEDSLHLDILEGLRPPAQLEGLAIEGYESDRYPSWLLEGSYFDNLDFFRLHDCTALEGLPLNTEVFRHCSRLVISDVPNLKTLPCLPEGMAFVSIEGCPLLMFISSNEMREHDKRENIVIPEQLVSQVFLIWELDSGSYPVIKRNLHKEHSSLKQLTPLVDADISQHLQTISGTLEQEKDELYDKETIIKAWLCCHEQRIKLLYGTNIGQQLLLPSTLDDLSLSSCSITNGALGVCLGSLTLLRELSLTRIMSLTALPSEEVFQHLTALDFLRIDSCWCLRSLGGLRAATFVTKVSIDCCPSLELTCGAESMPLSLETLSIDGCVLAADFLSNGLTHLKHLYMYGCRSSASLSIGHITSLESLQLHNVPDLCMLEGLSSLQLQDVGLVDVPKLSAGSISQCCVQKSLCVSRSDIFNHLLSAEGCTGLEQVQIQSCNETSIFFEASANFTSVKELVIFECRIQALPKNMKDLSCMEKLEILGCPNILSLPDLPSSLKQITIYNCKLLSKNCREPDGISWPKIAHIPWRDIN